Proteins encoded in a region of the Solanum dulcamara chromosome 9, daSolDulc1.2, whole genome shotgun sequence genome:
- the LOC129902840 gene encoding metallothionein-like protein type 2 A has protein sequence MSCCGGSCGCGSGCKCGNGCGGCGMYPDMEKSTTFTIIQGVAPIFNNYGGVDEKAAGEGGNGCKCGSNCTCDPCNC, from the exons ATGTCTTGCTGTGGAGGAAGCTGTGGCTGTGGATCTGGCTGCAAGTGCGGCAACGGCTGTGGAGG ATGTGGGATGTACCCAGACATGGAGAAGTCCACTACCTTTACCATCATTCAAGGTGTTGCACCCATATTCAACAA CTATGGAGGGGTCGATGAGAAAGCAGCAGGAGAAGGAGGAAATGGATGCAAATGTGGATCAAACTGCACTTGTGACCCTTGCAATTGCTAA